A window of the Pseudopipra pipra isolate bDixPip1 chromosome 31, bDixPip1.hap1, whole genome shotgun sequence genome harbors these coding sequences:
- the LOC135404320 gene encoding ankyrin repeat domain-containing protein 26-like, with protein sequence MPWLLSKERRQSPSSSSSGQPWAATSSSSASQLREQGLGRLHRAAACGDLGWLRRWRWYIKVVGIDRRDQEMRTPLHLASANGHADVVRYLLRKNSQPNLADSFKRTALMKAVQQEQEECVAVLLEHGADPNLADADGNTALHLAVLSKNTAVAGLLLEHHAKNDAQNQWGFTPLKLAALQQHEEIVECLVSKAADRHAQGQGERTALVVPGSHEAHLEEDNLRFQEELDRADAELREEEEKHLQSEHRVCDLKTALDDKGREAITSSQKLQDLPLASCETNMTVKQLEEEAQDFASEKSRLEGTVQQPSDGVEALPRALQASASGGELSQQLDMEPRRGMPLEAQKQALQGELSSLRGKCENLEKSKCQLQEEVAELAHHLETLVLDGSQREECRRDVEERADQERSQKLQDVSLVLQAQARLGQIRDSHCDSVRIQLEDRIRGLESELDRVKRTQQESASRKEATQAEMTMYKDLYLEEVKTRRCLAKKVERLEKLLRLERRKVRLNEEKESQPQLEEMKKSYSEKVKEVDRLRREVAELSQQLDRECQKCTQLEAKNQDLQDELSTLRGKCENLEMDKCQLQEELAKLRHHLETDLVDRSQLEQWKKEVEEQADRELRQKLQEVNEFLQAQAAHQDTLEKIRSSHLDSLKNQLEERIRDLDRALGRIRSNQAERPFQKESTQAEVEKYKELYVVEAKSRKSLAKRLERANERLAEANTKLFLERHRSRSAVPSSAVIGHLAANPLLDSAGLGRLGTAMLQALQYRWSEYAL encoded by the exons ATGCCGTGGCTTCTGAGCAAGGAGCGGCGGCAGtcgccctccagcagcagcagtgggcagccctgggctgccaccagctccagcagcgcctcccagctccgggagcaggggctgggcaggctgcaccGCGCGGCCGCCTGCGGtgacctgggctggctgaggcgGTGGCGCTGGTACATCAAGGTAGTCGGCATCGACAGGCGAGACCAGGAGATGCG gacaccTCTGCATCTGGCTTCGGCCAATGGCCATGCAGATGTCGTGAGATATCTgctaagaaagaacagccagcCCAACCTTGCTGACAGCTTCAAGAGAACGGCCCTGATGAAG GcagtccagcaggagcaggaagaatgtgttgctgttctgctggaacaCGGTGCCGACCCCAATCTGGCAGACGCGGACGGCAACACTGCCCTTCACCTGGCTGTCCTCTCTAAAAATACAGCTGTAGCAGGGCTGTTACTGGAGCATCATGCCAAGAATGATGCTCAGAACCAG tggGGATTTACCCCCTTGAAACTTGCAGCCTTGCAACAGCATGAGGAGATTGTGGAGTGCCTTGTGAGCAAAGCAGCTGACAGGCACGCTCAAGGCCAGGGGGAAAG GACTGCTCTTGTGGTTCCTGGAAGCCAtgaggctcacctggaggaagaTAATCTGCGCTTCCAGGAGGAGTTGGACAGGGCTGACGCGGAG CtgcgggaggaggaagaaaagcatcttcagtctGAGCATCGCGTTTGTGACTTGAAGACTGCCTTGGATGACAAGGGAAGAGAAGCAATAACATCTTCCCAGAAACTGCAGGACCTCCCGTTGGCATCTTGCGAGACTAACATGACTGTAAAACAACTGGAAGAAGAGGCGCAAGA ctTTGCAAGTGAAAAGAGCAGATTGGAAGGCACTGTCCAGCAGCCAAGCGATGGCGTTGAAGCCCTTCCGAGAGCCCTGCaagcctctgcctca GGtggtgaactttcccagcagctggacatggagcctAGAAGAGGCATGCCGCTCGAGGCTCAAAAGCAGGCTTTGCAAGGAGAGCTGTCCAGTCTGCGTGGGAAGTGtgaaaacctggagaagagcaaatgtcagctgcaagaagaggtgGCAGAACTCGCTCATCATTTGGAGACTTTGGTGCTGGATGGCAGCCAAAGAGAAGAATGTAGAAGAGACGTGGAGGAACGAGCTGACCAGGAAAGAAGTCAAAAGCTACAAGACGTCAGCCTCgttttgcaa gcacaggccCGATTAGGACAAATCAGAGACAGTCATTGTGATTCCGTGAGAATCCAGTTGGAAGACAGAATTAGAGGCCTCGAAAGTGAATTGGACAGGGTAAAAAGAACCCAACAAGAGAGTGCTTCTCGTAAAGAAGCAACGCAGGCAGAAATGACGATGTACAAAGACCTGTATCTGGAGgaagtgaaaaccagaagatgCCTAGCCAAGAAAGTGGAAAG gttggaaaagcttctgaggCTAGAGAGGAGGAAAGTCAGGcttaatgaagagaaagaaagccagccccagctggaggaaatgaagaagagtTATTCTGAAAAGGTCAAGGAAGTTGACAGATTACGAAGAGAG gttgctgaactttcccagcagctggacagggAATGTCAAAAGTGCACGCAGCTGGAAGCCAAAAATCAAGATTTGCAAGACGAACTGTCTACCCTGCGTGGGAAGTGCGAGAACCTGGAGATGgacaaatgccagctgcaagaagagctggcaaaactcCGGCATCATTTGGAGACTGACTTGGTGGATCGCAGCCAACTCGAACAATGGAAAAAAGAGGTGGAAGAGCAAGCCGACCGGGAACTCAGACAAAAACTCCAGGAAGTCAATGAgtttttgcaa gcacaggcagcccaccaggacACATTAGAAAAAATCCGAAGCAGTCATCTGGACTCCCTGAAAAACCAGTTAGAAGAGAGAATTAGAGATCTTGACCGTGCACTGGGAAGGATAAGAAGCAAccaagcagaaagaccttttcaaAAAGAATCCACCCAGGCAGAAGTGGAAAAGTATAAAGAACTGTATGTGGtggaagcaaaaagcagaaaaagcctaGCCAAGAgactggaaag AGCTAATGAGAGACTTGCAGAGGCCAACACCAAGCTCTTTTTGGAGCGCCACAGAAGCAGATCTGCAGTCCCAAGCAGCGCCGTCATCGGACACCTGGCTGCAAATCCACTTCTGGATTCAGCTGGCCTGGGACGTCTTGGCACCG CAATGCTGCAAGCTCTGCAATACCGCTGGTCCGAGTATGCCCTGTAG